The proteins below come from a single Piscinibacter gummiphilus genomic window:
- a CDS encoding universal stress protein has protein sequence MNYRSLLVHLDSDKHCAARIDLAIRLARQHESHLVGVACTGAIYMPVGSEATVAHAELEALVQDALRDRVEAAAQQFRDACTAANFKAFEVVVDERDKAAALVERAHCSDLVILTQELPMAVRTPMISSMVEQVVMDSARPTLIIPHAGHFDDFSKPALVAWDDSREAARAVYDALPLLRQCEEVQLVTWDEHRPGRHPPSAPMQERLEALRRWLLWHGVTAEARVETTATPIAEAMLSRAADFGSGLIVMGAYGHTRLAERVLGGATRGLLQSMTVPVLMSH, from the coding sequence ATGAACTACCGCAGCCTGCTCGTCCACCTGGACAGCGACAAGCACTGCGCGGCGCGCATCGACCTGGCCATCCGCCTCGCCCGCCAGCACGAGAGCCACCTGGTGGGCGTGGCATGCACCGGCGCCATCTACATGCCGGTGGGCAGCGAGGCCACCGTGGCGCACGCCGAACTCGAAGCGCTCGTGCAGGACGCCCTGCGCGACCGGGTCGAGGCCGCTGCTCAGCAGTTCCGCGACGCCTGCACTGCGGCGAACTTCAAGGCCTTCGAAGTCGTGGTCGACGAGCGCGACAAGGCCGCCGCCCTCGTCGAGCGTGCCCATTGCAGCGACCTCGTGATCCTCACGCAGGAGCTGCCCATGGCCGTGCGCACGCCCATGATCTCGAGCATGGTCGAGCAGGTGGTGATGGACAGCGCCCGGCCGACGCTCATCATCCCGCACGCGGGCCACTTCGACGATTTCTCCAAACCCGCGCTAGTGGCCTGGGACGACAGCCGCGAGGCGGCACGTGCCGTCTACGACGCCTTGCCGCTGCTGCGCCAGTGCGAGGAGGTGCAGCTCGTCACCTGGGACGAACACCGCCCCGGCCGCCACCCGCCGAGCGCCCCGATGCAGGAGCGCCTCGAAGCCCTGCGGCGCTGGCTGCTGTGGCACGGCGTCACGGCCGAGGCCCGCGTCGAGACCACCGCCACCCCGATCGCCGAGGCGATGCTGTCGCGCGCCGCCGACTTCGGCAGCGGGCTCATCGTGATGGGCGCCTACGGCCACACACGCCTGGCCGAGCGGGTGCTCGGCGGCGCCACCCGCGGCTTGCTGCAGTCGATGACGGTGCCGGTGCTGATGTCCCACTGA
- a CDS encoding diguanylate cyclase domain-containing protein — translation MNRSKLLDRRLAIHMLLAVNLAIAALLAGTVWLVARTSHQAHDARARDTTAHLVSIAQSNVAAEIARVDTLMLATLRELESHVVARPGDDAALNRALEAHRRLQPALEGLRLTDEVGRVRWGNNLPPGPPTELPLGEYFARVPEMQNSPPLLFGPVKTIATDIWVVVVVRQFHAGGRFRGLVYATISLDHFQKLFSAYQLGRQDAITLRTSPKLQLLVRHAPGMKPELTPGSTTVSQEFAAAFRSDPSHGTFVSHTAIDGVERTNAYRHVDGWPLVVIAGLENERLFEPWRAQTRQIALMAALAWLLVSGVTAAIYVALQRLAGTLRALSAETRRVQALLKVTADGIHILDRKGSLLAMSDSFARMLGTTPEALIGKHVSTWDARKSKEQLAAWFASAKDGDVGRWEIQHRRADGRIIDVELQLTVADIGGEFLVFASTRDITEKRRLLATLESSSARIRDLYDNAPCGYYSLDGDGVFVHANATLRGWLGMTEAELIGKARLVDFLDAPSQARFTHKFPMLKSGQPLDGLELRLVPPGAPSRYVQASVTAVLDAHGAFEMSRSVALDITAQHEAQEEAARLLRDQTAMLDNDIVGMVKLRNRVAVWRNRALDRIFGYGPGELEGHSPRLLYPDEASFVALGQQAYPALDAGQNFRTQIQLRHKDGHLIWIDLSGVKLSDDLTFWMMVDITAMKESQASMEHIAFHDALTELPNRLLLQDRLRQALATSERTATFVAVCFLDLDGFKAVNDQHGHDAGDALLREMAHRLEGALRANDTAARLGGDEFVLVMSMLQAPDEWRPILERALAAIRAPVLLKGGIKVQVDTSVGVALCPSDSTDPQTLLDMADHAMLRAKRAGKGRIEMARPRRIEA, via the coding sequence ATGAACCGCTCGAAACTCCTGGACCGCCGGCTGGCCATCCACATGCTGCTGGCCGTGAACCTGGCCATCGCGGCGCTCCTGGCCGGCACGGTGTGGCTCGTCGCGCGCACCAGCCACCAGGCGCATGACGCGCGGGCCCGAGACACCACCGCCCATCTCGTGTCGATCGCGCAGTCGAACGTGGCTGCCGAGATCGCCCGCGTCGACACGCTGATGCTCGCGACGCTGCGCGAGCTGGAGTCGCACGTCGTGGCACGTCCCGGCGACGACGCCGCGCTCAACCGCGCGCTCGAAGCGCACCGCCGCCTGCAGCCTGCCCTCGAAGGCCTGCGGCTGACCGACGAGGTGGGCCGCGTGCGCTGGGGCAACAACCTGCCGCCCGGCCCACCGACCGAGCTTCCGCTCGGCGAGTACTTCGCACGCGTGCCGGAAATGCAGAACAGCCCGCCCCTGCTGTTCGGCCCCGTGAAGACCATCGCGACCGACATCTGGGTGGTCGTGGTCGTGCGGCAGTTCCATGCCGGCGGGCGCTTTCGCGGCCTCGTGTACGCGACCATCTCGCTCGATCATTTCCAGAAGCTCTTCTCGGCCTACCAGCTCGGCCGCCAGGACGCCATCACCCTGCGCACGAGCCCCAAGCTCCAGCTGCTGGTGCGCCACGCGCCCGGCATGAAGCCCGAACTCACGCCAGGGAGCACCACCGTCTCGCAGGAGTTTGCGGCCGCCTTCCGAAGCGACCCATCGCACGGCACCTTCGTGTCGCACACCGCGATCGACGGCGTGGAAAGAACCAACGCCTACCGCCACGTCGATGGCTGGCCGCTCGTGGTCATCGCCGGCCTGGAAAACGAACGCCTCTTCGAACCCTGGCGTGCCCAGACGCGCCAGATCGCCCTGATGGCGGCGCTCGCCTGGCTGCTCGTGTCCGGCGTCACCGCCGCCATCTACGTCGCGCTGCAACGCCTGGCCGGCACGCTGCGGGCCCTCTCGGCCGAGACGCGCCGCGTGCAGGCCCTGCTGAAGGTGACCGCCGACGGCATTCACATCCTCGACCGCAAAGGCAGCCTCTTGGCGATGAGCGACTCGTTCGCGCGCATGCTCGGCACCACTCCTGAGGCGCTGATCGGCAAGCACGTGAGCACCTGGGACGCGAGGAAGAGCAAGGAGCAGCTCGCCGCTTGGTTCGCCAGCGCGAAAGACGGCGATGTCGGCCGCTGGGAGATCCAGCACCGCCGGGCCGACGGGCGCATCATCGACGTGGAGCTACAGCTCACGGTGGCCGACATCGGAGGGGAGTTCCTGGTGTTCGCCTCCACGCGCGACATCACCGAAAAGCGCCGTCTGCTCGCCACGCTGGAGAGTTCGTCGGCACGCATCCGCGACCTCTACGACAATGCGCCCTGCGGCTACTACTCGCTCGACGGCGACGGCGTGTTCGTGCATGCCAACGCCACCCTGCGCGGATGGCTCGGCATGACGGAGGCCGAACTCATCGGCAAGGCGCGCCTGGTCGACTTCCTCGATGCACCCAGCCAGGCCCGCTTCACGCACAAGTTCCCGATGCTGAAGTCGGGGCAGCCGCTCGATGGCTTGGAGCTGCGACTCGTGCCGCCCGGTGCGCCCTCTCGCTATGTGCAGGCCAGCGTCACCGCCGTGCTCGACGCACACGGTGCGTTCGAGATGAGCCGCAGCGTCGCGCTCGACATCACCGCGCAGCACGAAGCGCAGGAAGAAGCCGCGCGCCTGCTGCGCGACCAGACCGCCATGCTCGACAACGACATCGTCGGCATGGTGAAGCTGCGCAACCGGGTGGCGGTGTGGCGCAACCGCGCGCTCGACCGCATCTTCGGCTACGGCCCCGGTGAACTCGAGGGCCACTCGCCCCGGCTGCTCTACCCCGACGAAGCCTCGTTCGTGGCGCTCGGCCAACAGGCTTACCCGGCGCTCGACGCCGGCCAGAACTTCCGCACCCAGATCCAGCTTCGCCACAAGGACGGCCACCTGATCTGGATCGACCTGAGCGGCGTGAAGCTCTCGGATGACCTCACCTTCTGGATGATGGTCGACATCACCGCGATGAAGGAATCGCAGGCCAGCATGGAGCACATCGCCTTCCACGATGCGCTCACCGAGCTGCCCAACCGGCTGCTGCTGCAAGACCGCCTCAGGCAGGCCCTGGCCACCAGCGAGCGCACCGCCACCTTCGTGGCCGTGTGCTTCCTGGACCTCGACGGCTTCAAGGCGGTGAACGACCAGCACGGCCACGACGCGGGCGACGCGCTGCTGCGCGAGATGGCACACCGCCTCGAAGGCGCCTTGCGTGCCAACGACACGGCGGCGCGCCTGGGCGGCGACGAGTTCGTGCTGGTCATGTCGATGCTGCAGGCACCCGACGAATGGCGGCCGATCCTCGAGCGGGCACTGGCCGCGATCCGTGCGCCCGTGCTGCTCAAGGGCGGCATCAAGGTGCAGGTCGACACGAGCGTGGGGGTGGCCCTGTGCCCGTCCGACAGCACCGACCCCCAGACCCTGCTCGACATGGCCGACCACGCCATGTTGCGCGCCAAGCGCGCCGGCAAGGGTCGCATCGAGATGGCGAGGCCACGGCGAATCGAGGCTTGA
- a CDS encoding cytochrome b/b6 domain-containing protein, which yields MHASPSTTGLAGTATRPATAPSRRVVDAPTRMFHWLFALSFLGAYVTAESEHWRLLHVTLGYTFGGLLGFRLVYGLVGPRHARLVLLWRRIAGTPAWLRSLWASRAAPAASPVNWRQGQNLGVALAIVAMLALVLPLVLSGYGTYNDWGDALGGDWLEEVHEFFANTFLTVVLAHLGLMALLSLLRRQNQALPMLTGHVRGTGPSLVQHNRAWLAGLLLLAVLGFGAWQWHDAPRGLLPGRGDGHAAGVAPAEPRYSNDRHRPGRRPSRGDPTGSRPRSTD from the coding sequence ATGCACGCCTCCCCCTCGACGACCGGCCTCGCCGGCACGGCCACACGGCCCGCCACGGCACCCAGCCGACGCGTGGTCGACGCACCCACCCGCATGTTCCATTGGCTCTTCGCCCTGAGCTTCCTCGGCGCCTACGTCACGGCCGAGAGCGAACACTGGCGGCTGCTGCACGTGACCTTGGGCTACACCTTCGGCGGCCTGCTCGGCTTCCGGCTGGTGTACGGCCTCGTCGGGCCGCGCCACGCCCGCCTGGTCCTGCTCTGGCGGCGGATTGCCGGCACACCGGCCTGGCTGCGCTCGCTGTGGGCCAGCCGGGCGGCGCCAGCGGCCTCTCCGGTGAACTGGCGCCAGGGCCAGAACCTCGGCGTGGCGCTCGCCATCGTGGCGATGCTCGCGCTCGTGCTGCCGCTCGTGCTCAGCGGCTACGGCACCTACAACGACTGGGGCGATGCGCTCGGCGGCGATTGGCTCGAGGAGGTGCACGAGTTCTTCGCCAACACCTTCCTGACGGTGGTGCTCGCGCACCTAGGCCTGATGGCGCTGCTGAGCCTGCTGCGCCGGCAGAACCAGGCGCTGCCCATGCTCACCGGCCACGTGCGCGGTACGGGCCCGAGCCTCGTGCAGCACAACCGCGCATGGCTCGCAGGCCTGCTGCTGCTGGCCGTGCTCGGCTTCGGCGCCTGGCAGTGGCACGACGCCCCACGCGGGCTGCTGCCCGGTCGAGGCGATGGCCACGCGGCCGGAGTAGCCCCCGCAGAACCCCGCTATTCGAACGATCGGCACCGCCCGGGCCGGCGACCATCCCGGGGCGACCCCACCGGGTCACGACCGAGGAGCACCGATTGA
- a CDS encoding diheme cytochrome c codes for MNALLPRTLLAASLALGAMLPALADGGRAMPRSVPPAYTQECASCHVAYSPSMLPARSWQRVMSGLERHYGTDASLDAATLQQLSTWLQSYAGTYKRVAEEPPQDRITRSAWFERKHRKVEPAVWQLPSVKSAANCATCHTGAEQGRFSDDDLRMPAGLSARQRQAWAD; via the coding sequence ATGAATGCCCTTCTGCCCCGCACCCTGCTGGCGGCCAGCCTCGCGCTCGGCGCCATGCTCCCGGCCTTGGCCGATGGCGGCCGAGCGATGCCACGCAGCGTGCCGCCCGCCTACACGCAGGAGTGCGCGTCCTGCCACGTGGCCTACTCGCCCAGCATGCTGCCGGCGCGCTCATGGCAGCGCGTGATGAGCGGGTTGGAGCGCCACTACGGCACCGACGCATCGCTCGATGCCGCCACGCTGCAGCAGCTCAGCACTTGGCTTCAGTCTTATGCCGGCACCTACAAGCGCGTCGCCGAAGAGCCCCCGCAGGATCGCATCACCCGCTCCGCCTGGTTCGAACGCAAGCACCGCAAGGTCGAGCCCGCGGTCTGGCAACTGCCGAGCGTGAAGAGCGCAGCCAACTGCGCCACCTGCCACACCGGCGCCGAGCAGGGTCGTTTCAGCGACGACGACCTGCGCATGCCCGCAGGCCTCAGCGCGCGCCAGCGCCAGGCCTGGGCCGATTGA
- a CDS encoding DUF1924 domain-containing protein, with the protein MAALACSLCLPAHAADTSIAQQLSHWSTQAGQPGNAQRGQAFFNNRHGGEWSCSSCHGTPPTGAGRHASTGKAIDPLAPGANPRTFTDSARVEKWFRRNCKDVLARECSPAEKADVLAYLASLKPPF; encoded by the coding sequence ATGGCCGCGCTTGCATGCAGCCTGTGCCTGCCGGCACACGCGGCCGACACCAGCATCGCCCAGCAGCTGTCGCACTGGAGCACGCAAGCCGGCCAACCCGGCAATGCCCAGCGCGGCCAGGCGTTCTTCAACAACCGGCACGGCGGCGAATGGTCGTGCAGCTCCTGTCATGGCACGCCACCCACCGGCGCGGGCCGGCACGCCAGCACCGGCAAGGCCATCGACCCGCTCGCACCAGGCGCCAACCCTCGCACCTTCACCGATTCCGCGCGGGTGGAGAAGTGGTTCCGCCGCAATTGCAAAGACGTGCTCGCGCGGGAGTGCAGCCCGGCCGAGAAGGCCGACGTACTGGCCTACCTCGCGAGCCTCAAGCCACCGTTCTGA